The following proteins are encoded in a genomic region of Nitrospirota bacterium:
- a CDS encoding caspase family protein, which produces MCLPRTWVLVSLLLLAGLSPMASQAGVPSLQQPDAYAVVIGISQYREEVIPKVAYGVKDAEAVAKLLETQAGIPKSHIRVMTEAKATGNDLRTVGEWLRMRVKPESTVYVYYAGHGTPDPKTGDAYLVPWDGHPDYPDGLYPLKALYESLNKLPAKHVIVLLDSCFSGAVGRSVLANGARPMVLSLENPLLAAGKVVVLAASTGTQISSDYDKAGHGLFTYALLTGLHGEADQDKDGLVTLKELYPYVRKQVAETAVEE; this is translated from the coding sequence ATGTGTCTTCCGCGCACGTGGGTCTTGGTCAGCTTGCTCCTTCTGGCTGGTCTGAGTCCGATGGCGAGCCAGGCCGGAGTGCCATCACTCCAGCAGCCCGACGCCTACGCGGTGGTCATCGGGATCAGTCAGTATCGCGAGGAGGTCATCCCGAAAGTGGCCTATGGCGTCAAGGATGCCGAAGCGGTGGCGAAGCTCCTGGAGACCCAAGCCGGGATCCCGAAATCCCATATCCGGGTCATGACCGAGGCCAAGGCGACAGGCAACGATCTCCGGACCGTGGGGGAGTGGCTGCGGATGCGGGTCAAGCCGGAGTCCACAGTCTATGTGTACTATGCCGGGCACGGGACGCCCGATCCGAAGACTGGGGACGCCTACCTCGTCCCCTGGGACGGACACCCGGACTACCCCGACGGCTTGTATCCGCTCAAGGCCCTGTATGAGTCCCTGAACAAGCTGCCGGCCAAGCACGTGATCGTCCTGCTGGATTCCTGCTTCTCCGGCGCCGTCGGCCGCTCGGTGCTGGCCAATGGCGCCCGGCCCATGGTGCTCTCCCTGGAGAACCCTCTCCTGGCGGCGGGCAAGGTGGTGGTGCTCGCGGCATCCACCGGCACCCAGATCAGTTCGGACTATGACAAGGCCGGGCATGGCCTCTTCACCTATGCGTTGCTCACGGGGCTGCACGGGGAGGCCGACCAGGACAAGGACGGACTCGTCACGCTGAAGGAGCTCTACCCCTATGTCCGGAAGCAGGTGGCGGAGACCGCCGTGGAAGAGT